From a region of the Impatiens glandulifera chromosome 4, dImpGla2.1, whole genome shotgun sequence genome:
- the LOC124936473 gene encoding uncharacterized protein LOC124936473: MARPRSTVKIPANHRIFLSNSPVEESDSDTSPMNLSDTVFEFLDDCSPSGSSDGGGGGGEGGSNSFPCLDDDDDDHEPISDDKTFWENQHQLLKATLYRTSSLETKIRKETKEVMEDLKIKGNFCSCGKPVAGGSCRDCLMREVCTRLRNSGFNCAISKSKWRNSADLPSGEHKFLDVIDNSDLKKGEIRVVIELNFRGEFEMSRMGEEYQRLTSKLPEVFVGKVQRLESLIKIICFAGKKCMKEKKMHIGPWRKQKYMQAKWLGPCQRTEPTPPVAQTGWWASREVGRRPVTSMLTVDFLDIAPKLQCQMVFV; the protein is encoded by the exons ATGGCTAGACCTAGATCCACGGTCAAGATTCCGGCGAATCACCGAATCTTTCTATCAAATAGTCCGGTGGAAGAATCAGATTCCGACACCTCTCCCATGAATTTGTCCGACACGGTATTCGAATTCCTAGACGATTGTTCTCCGTCCGGCAGCAGcgacggcggcggcggcggcggagaaGGAGGAAGCAATTCCTTCCCCTGTTTggatgacgatgatgatgatcatgaaCCCATTTCAGATGATAAAACATTCTGGGAAAACCAACATCAACTTCTTAAA GCAACTTTATATAGAACGAGTTCATTAGAAACAAAGATTCGGAAAGAGACTAAAGAGGTTATGGAGGATTTGAAAATTAAGGGAAATTTTTGTTCATGTGGAAAACCGGTCGCCGGAGGAAGTTGTCGGGATTGTTTAATGAGGGAGGTTTGTACACGTTTGAGAAATTCCGGATTCAATTGTGCAATTTCAAAATCTAAATGGAGAAATTCTGCAGATCTTCCATCAG GTGAACACAAGTTTTTGGATGTAATCGATAACTCGGATTTAAAGAAGGGGGAGATAAGAGTGGTAATCGAATTGAACTTTCGAGGTGAATTCGAGATGAGTAGAATGGGTGAAGAATATCAACGTTTGACGAGTAAACTACCTGAGGTTTTCGTTGGAAAGGTTCAAAGATTGGAGAGTTTAATCAAGATTATATGTTTTGCGGGTAAAAAGTGCATGAAAGAGAAGAAAATGCATATTGGTCCGTGGAGGAAACAAAAGTATATGCAAGCCAAATGGCTCGGGCCTTGCCAGAGGACTGAGCCAACTCCTCCTGTGGCTCAGACCGGGTGGTGGGCGAGTCGGGAGGTGGGTCGAAGGCCCGTGACATCCATGTTGACCGTAGACTTTCTTGATATTGCCCCGAAATTGCAATGTCAAATGGTGTTTGTTTGA